The following are encoded in a window of Natrononativus amylolyticus genomic DNA:
- a CDS encoding TOBE domain-containing protein, with protein sequence MTVEKGYRTELSIDDVTVDRRDVEMFEAIDQHGSIHAAADALGRSYARLQGRIVELEGALGELTERQRGGAGGGGTELTATARRLLRRFERHQTALEGVARVTESVFTGRVVERTGELGTVETPAGRVVALVPEGATEVQIGVRSDAVVLATAPTEDDRTSFRNQFVGTVSSLESGAAIASVTLALDGGVELGTVITTASLERLGLAVGESAVASFKATAARAIPLADEPE encoded by the coding sequence ATGACCGTCGAGAAGGGCTACCGGACCGAGCTGTCGATCGACGACGTCACGGTCGATCGCCGGGACGTCGAGATGTTCGAGGCGATCGACCAGCACGGGTCGATCCACGCCGCGGCCGACGCGCTCGGCCGCTCGTACGCCCGGTTGCAGGGTCGGATCGTCGAATTAGAGGGGGCCCTCGGCGAACTCACGGAGCGCCAGCGCGGCGGCGCCGGCGGCGGAGGAACCGAACTCACCGCGACGGCCAGAAGGCTGCTCCGGCGGTTCGAACGCCACCAGACGGCGCTCGAGGGCGTCGCCCGCGTCACCGAGTCGGTGTTCACCGGACGGGTCGTCGAGCGAACCGGCGAACTCGGGACGGTCGAAACGCCGGCGGGGCGGGTAGTCGCGCTGGTACCGGAGGGGGCAACCGAGGTGCAGATCGGCGTCCGCTCGGACGCGGTCGTCCTCGCGACGGCTCCGACGGAGGACGACCGGACTAGTTTTCGAAACCAGTTCGTCGGCACCGTCTCCTCGCTCGAGTCGGGAGCGGCGATCGCCAGCGTCACGCTCGCCCTCGACGGCGGGGTCGAACTCGGGACGGTCATTACGACCGCGAGCCTCGAGCGTCTGGGGCTCGCGGTCGGCGAATCCGCCGTCGCGTCGTTCAAGGCCACGGCCGCGCGGGCGATCCCGCTCGCGGACGAACCCGAGTAG
- a CDS encoding ArsR/SmtB family transcription factor — protein MALSHDTDDSNAASACCSASHPLTERELVADVRLLGAVGNDTRYEALRLIAGVEDGVCVCELEPALGVSQGAVSQALSRLYAAGLLSRRKEGRWRYYSATPRAERLLETLDEIRSSDDE, from the coding sequence ATGGCTCTGTCCCACGACACCGACGATTCGAACGCCGCGTCGGCCTGCTGTTCGGCGTCCCACCCGCTGACCGAGCGCGAGCTTGTAGCGGACGTCCGACTGCTCGGGGCGGTCGGAAACGACACCCGGTACGAGGCGCTTCGGCTCATCGCAGGCGTCGAAGACGGCGTCTGCGTCTGCGAACTCGAGCCCGCCCTCGGCGTCAGTCAGGGCGCGGTCAGCCAGGCGCTCTCGCGGCTGTACGCCGCCGGCTTGCTCTCGAGGCGCAAGGAGGGGCGCTGGCGGTACTACAGCGCGACGCCGCGGGCGGAACGCCTCCTCGAAACGCTCGACGAGATCAGATCATCCGACGATGAGTGA
- a CDS encoding arsenite methyltransferase: protein MSDDSTPPDSGSTAPDAAERRRAVRDRYAAIAAEPSGCCETEPSPRGESDSGEADRVDNSSEMGYSTADVESVAPGANLGLGCGNPTAIANLESGDTVLDLGSGAGFDCFLAAQEVGDSGRVIGVDMTPEMIERARENVAANDATNVEFRLGEIEHLPVADGSVDVIISNCVINLSPDKPQVFREAFRVLRPGGRLAVSDVVVTAPLPPALRADMESVAGCVGGASSISELESMLTDAGFVDVSLEPKEDSAAFIREWDDERDLSEFLVSARIAGRKPAP, encoded by the coding sequence ATGAGTGACGACAGCACACCACCCGACTCCGGCAGCACCGCTCCCGACGCGGCGGAACGGCGCAGGGCCGTCCGGGACCGCTACGCGGCGATCGCGGCGGAGCCGTCCGGTTGCTGCGAGACGGAGCCGTCGCCTCGCGGCGAGAGCGACTCCGGCGAGGCCGATCGGGTCGACAACTCGAGCGAGATGGGGTACTCGACCGCCGACGTCGAATCCGTCGCACCGGGGGCGAACCTCGGTCTCGGCTGTGGCAACCCGACCGCGATCGCGAACCTCGAGAGCGGCGACACCGTCCTCGATCTCGGCTCCGGCGCCGGTTTCGACTGCTTCCTCGCAGCCCAGGAGGTGGGCGACTCGGGGCGCGTTATCGGCGTCGACATGACGCCCGAAATGATCGAGCGGGCCCGCGAGAACGTCGCGGCCAACGACGCGACGAACGTCGAGTTCCGCCTCGGCGAGATCGAACACCTCCCCGTCGCCGACGGGTCCGTCGACGTTATCATCTCGAACTGCGTCATCAACCTCTCCCCGGACAAACCGCAGGTGTTTCGCGAGGCCTTCCGCGTCCTCCGACCGGGCGGGCGGCTCGCGGTTTCGGACGTGGTGGTGACCGCACCGCTACCCCCGGCGCTGCGGGCGGACATGGAATCCGTCGCCGGCTGCGTCGGTGGCGCGTCGTCGATCTCGGAACTCGAGTCGATGCTGACGGACGCCGGGTTCGTCGACGTCTCGCTCGAGCCGAAAGAAGACAGCGCGGCGTTCATCCGCGAGTGGGACGACGAGCGGGACCTGAGCGAGTTCCTCGTCTCCGCGCGAATAGCCGGGCGAAAGCCCGCCCCGTAG
- a CDS encoding MBL fold metallo-hydrolase: protein MSVEHAGLTIERLGHASVRLETADGTVLYVDPWSEVLEGEPGDGDVVFVTHDDFDHYDPEAIAAVADSGATVAVYEGIDTADLDLDLETVSLPYDGERTVDGIEVRTVPAYNDPAGDHVDDEGEPFHADGEVIGLVLSIGGTSVFVPSDTDFLEHHESISADVFLPPIGGHYTMDRHEAADFARSVDPDLVLPIHYDTFEAIETDAEAFAADLEDDGIRVELF from the coding sequence ATGTCAGTCGAACACGCGGGACTCACGATCGAGCGGCTGGGCCACGCGAGCGTCCGGCTCGAGACCGCGGACGGAACGGTACTCTACGTCGACCCCTGGAGCGAGGTCCTCGAGGGCGAACCGGGCGACGGCGACGTCGTCTTCGTGACCCACGACGACTTCGATCACTACGACCCCGAGGCGATCGCCGCCGTCGCCGACTCGGGGGCCACGGTCGCGGTCTACGAGGGGATCGACACCGCCGACCTCGACCTCGACCTCGAGACGGTGTCGCTTCCGTACGACGGGGAGCGAACCGTCGACGGAATCGAGGTCAGAACGGTCCCGGCGTACAACGATCCCGCCGGCGACCACGTCGACGACGAGGGCGAGCCGTTCCACGCCGACGGCGAGGTGATCGGGCTCGTGCTCTCGATCGGCGGGACGAGCGTGTTCGTCCCGTCGGACACCGACTTCCTCGAGCACCACGAGTCGATCTCGGCGGACGTCTTCCTGCCGCCGATCGGCGGCCACTACACGATGGATCGCCACGAGGCCGCCGACTTCGCCCGGAGCGTCGACCCCGACCTCGTGTTGCCGATCCACTACGACACGTTCGAGGCCATCGAAACCGACGCCGAGGCGTTCGCCGCCGACCTCGAGGACGACGGCATCCGCGTCGAGCTGTTCTGA
- a CDS encoding ABC transporter permease translates to MVARDDTRTGIETGPEAERARSLRALSRARGVVGLAAAQVRHTPVRTALSVLGIALAVLAVTLLASTGFGVLETGQERFAAADRDLWITGGSVEVTPQGGLENPIVGAHEISASLEARDDVETAAPLAFHGVYVEHGDDRELVTAVGLPGTHAGLDLEAGEPLEGGDLHYADGGYDGPRTDELIVDRSTADALGLEVGDDVVVSSSADGGGRAVTVVGISSTYSQFLGTPTVTMPLSELQALAGTTESDRATFVTVALADGADAAAAQAAIQEEHPEYEVRSNEEQFERMLESHVLVMASAVTLVVLAVLVGSALALNVLVLSVVQQSREFVALQLLGVSRWTLTGVVLVQGLVLGALGGLVGLAATPVLAAGVNEAAVRLTGFPDLLRVTADVYALGGAVAAVICLFGSVAVGAYLASRLGATSRLLE, encoded by the coding sequence GTGGTCGCTCGAGACGACACCCGAACGGGAATCGAAACCGGGCCTGAAGCCGAGCGCGCTCGCTCGTTGCGGGCGCTTTCACGCGCCCGCGGAGTCGTCGGTCTGGCCGCCGCGCAGGTTCGCCACACCCCGGTGCGGACCGCGCTGTCGGTGCTCGGGATCGCCCTCGCCGTGCTGGCGGTGACGCTGCTGGCGAGCACCGGTTTCGGCGTCCTCGAGACCGGACAGGAGCGCTTCGCGGCGGCAGACCGGGACCTCTGGATCACCGGCGGCTCGGTGGAGGTAACTCCCCAGGGCGGGCTCGAGAACCCCATCGTCGGCGCCCACGAGATTTCGGCGTCGCTCGAGGCCCGCGACGACGTCGAGACGGCCGCGCCGCTGGCGTTCCACGGCGTCTACGTCGAGCACGGGGACGATCGAGAGCTCGTGACCGCGGTCGGGCTCCCCGGCACCCACGCGGGACTCGACCTCGAGGCGGGTGAACCGCTCGAGGGAGGCGATCTCCACTACGCCGACGGGGGCTACGACGGGCCGCGAACGGACGAACTCATCGTCGACCGGTCGACGGCCGACGCGCTGGGCCTCGAGGTCGGCGACGACGTGGTCGTCTCCTCGAGCGCCGACGGCGGCGGGCGGGCGGTGACCGTCGTGGGAATCTCCTCGACGTACTCGCAGTTCCTCGGAACGCCGACCGTTACGATGCCGCTCAGCGAACTCCAGGCGCTCGCGGGAACGACCGAATCCGACCGCGCCACGTTCGTCACCGTCGCGCTCGCCGACGGGGCCGACGCTGCGGCCGCTCAGGCGGCGATCCAGGAGGAGCACCCGGAGTACGAGGTCCGCTCGAACGAGGAGCAGTTCGAACGGATGCTCGAGTCCCACGTCTTGGTGATGGCGAGTGCGGTCACGCTGGTCGTCCTCGCCGTCCTCGTCGGCAGCGCGCTGGCGCTGAACGTGCTCGTCCTCTCGGTCGTCCAGCAGTCGCGGGAGTTCGTCGCGTTACAGCTGCTCGGCGTCTCCCGGTGGACGCTCACCGGCGTCGTGCTCGTACAGGGGCTGGTCCTCGGCGCTCTCGGCGGGCTGGTCGGCCTGGCGGCGACGCCGGTCCTCGCCGCGGGCGTCAACGAGGCGGCCGTCCGGCTGACCGGCTTTCCGGACCTGCTCCGGGTGACCGCGGACGTCTACGCGCTCGGTGGCGCCGTCGCCGCCGTGATCTGTCTCTTCGGTTCCGTCGCCGTCGGCGCCTATCTCGCCTCGAGACTGGGCGCGACGAGCCGGCTCCTCGAGTGA
- a CDS encoding ABC transporter permease: protein MTAEGPPDAPTRPEARSRPIRWATIARFALRRLLWRTRRTEARQTLATVGVVALAVTLLLVVTGVSIALADDPGIESADADYLVLPEDGASLSTVVDVDGPRLGNVHDRTADLEAREDVTSATPVLVDVIRVQTPDSDGPIFALAVGVVPDEEAPTVAGMEPGALEGGDPHYAEGSYDGEYTGDLLLSEAAAEQLNASAGDPVSFRSGTTGSTGDDEHVVRAIDTPSGQTVGDGLPIVVFRLSELQAVSGADDGDLADQVLVRADGDVSSDLESVFPEATVVEAGGSDLETLRSDDLALALSGSAAIVGIGLSVLFVATTTGLAVDGDRRTIAVLAALGFSRGARLGIVGVTVLALTVAGALCGVVVGALGVALVNAIAQATVTSEPVVSLGSWAVPYALGVAVVSALLAAPYPLLLAARTSVLEELGR from the coding sequence GTGACGGCTGAGGGCCCTCCCGACGCCCCGACGCGACCGGAAGCGCGCTCGCGTCCGATCCGGTGGGCGACGATCGCCCGCTTCGCTCTGCGTCGGCTTCTGTGGCGGACGCGGCGCACCGAAGCCAGACAGACGCTGGCGACGGTCGGCGTCGTCGCACTCGCCGTGACGCTGTTGCTCGTCGTCACCGGCGTCTCGATCGCCCTCGCGGACGACCCCGGCATCGAGAGCGCGGACGCCGACTACCTCGTGTTACCCGAGGACGGCGCGTCGCTGTCGACCGTGGTCGACGTCGACGGACCGCGGCTCGGAAACGTTCACGACCGGACGGCCGACCTCGAGGCGCGCGAGGACGTCACCAGCGCGACCCCGGTGCTCGTCGACGTGATCAGGGTCCAGACGCCCGACAGCGACGGCCCGATCTTCGCGCTCGCGGTCGGCGTCGTGCCCGACGAGGAGGCGCCGACGGTCGCGGGGATGGAGCCGGGCGCGCTCGAGGGAGGCGATCCCCACTACGCCGAGGGGAGCTACGACGGCGAGTACACCGGCGACCTCCTCCTCTCGGAGGCGGCCGCAGAACAGCTGAACGCCTCGGCCGGCGACCCGGTCTCGTTTCGCAGCGGGACGACGGGTTCGACCGGCGACGACGAACACGTCGTCCGCGCCATCGACACCCCCTCGGGACAGACCGTCGGGGACGGCCTCCCGATCGTCGTCTTCCGTCTGAGCGAGCTCCAGGCCGTCTCGGGGGCCGACGACGGCGACCTCGCCGACCAGGTCCTCGTCCGGGCCGACGGCGACGTCAGCTCGGATCTCGAGTCAGTCTTCCCGGAAGCGACGGTGGTCGAGGCCGGCGGGTCAGACCTCGAGACGCTTCGCAGCGACGATCTCGCCCTGGCGCTCAGCGGCTCCGCGGCCATCGTGGGGATCGGGCTCAGCGTGCTGTTCGTCGCGACGACGACGGGGCTGGCCGTCGACGGCGACCGCCGGACGATCGCCGTGCTCGCGGCGCTCGGGTTCTCGCGTGGCGCCCGGCTGGGGATCGTCGGGGTGACGGTGCTGGCGCTGACCGTCGCCGGCGCGCTCTGCGGGGTCGTCGTCGGCGCCCTCGGCGTCGCGCTCGTCAACGCGATCGCCCAGGCGACGGTCACGAGCGAGCCGGTCGTCTCGCTCGGATCCTGGGCGGTACCGTACGCCCTGGGCGTCGCCGTCGTCTCCGCGCTGCTGGCCGCGCCGTACCCGCTGTTGCTCGCCGCTCGAACGTCCGTCCTCGAGGAGCTGGGGCGATAG
- a CDS encoding ABC transporter ATP-binding protein, translating into MEREPRNTAVERTIRCSDVSHEFGSAHGAGRFRRRVRPPEPSATPVDALRGVSFETRPSDVVGLAGPSGSGKSTLLHVVGGLLVPTSGTVELCGTDLTAASGRERARIRRETVGFVFQRFHLLRSLSARANVAVPLVQLGVPKRERRRRADALLEAVGLADRRTHLPGALSGGEQQRVAIARALATDPAVVLADEPTGELDTETGRRVLEVLTAAAGERTVVIASHDEYALAVADRVVELRDGRVIHGDG; encoded by the coding sequence ATGGAAAGGGAACCGAGAAACACGGCGGTCGAGCGGACGATCCGGTGTTCGGACGTCTCCCACGAGTTCGGGAGCGCCCACGGCGCCGGCCGGTTCCGGAGGCGCGTCCGGCCGCCCGAGCCGTCGGCGACGCCGGTAGATGCACTTCGAGGCGTCTCCTTCGAAACCCGGCCCAGCGACGTCGTCGGCCTCGCCGGGCCGAGCGGGAGCGGCAAGTCCACGCTCCTCCACGTGGTCGGCGGGTTGCTCGTTCCGACCTCGGGGACCGTTGAGCTGTGTGGAACGGATCTCACCGCCGCGTCGGGGCGGGAACGGGCCCGAATCCGCCGCGAAACCGTCGGGTTCGTCTTCCAGCGCTTTCACCTCCTCCGGTCGCTCTCCGCCCGGGCGAACGTCGCCGTGCCGCTCGTCCAGCTCGGGGTTCCGAAACGGGAGCGCCGCCGGCGCGCCGACGCGCTGCTCGAGGCGGTCGGGCTGGCAGATCGGCGAACGCACCTTCCGGGAGCGCTCAGCGGCGGCGAGCAACAGCGCGTCGCCATCGCCCGCGCGCTCGCGACCGATCCCGCCGTCGTCCTCGCCGACGAACCGACCGGCGAACTCGACACGGAGACCGGCAGGAGGGTTCTCGAGGTGCTGACCGCCGCAGCCGGCGAGCGAACGGTGGTGATCGCCTCCCACGACGAGTACGCGCTGGCCGTCGCCGACCGCGTCGTCGAACTCCGCGACGGGCGGGTGATCCACGGTGACGGCTGA
- a CDS encoding VOC family protein: MKLTGIDHFVLTVEDVDASCAFYGELGADVVTFGAGRTAIRFGDQKINLHPTDADVDVVASRPTPGAGDFCLVTETPIEEVERELRERGIEIVEGPVTRTGTRGPITSLYFRDPDDNLVEIGSYEDARAGTTGCER, translated from the coding sequence ATGAAGCTCACCGGTATCGACCACTTCGTGCTCACCGTCGAGGACGTCGACGCGAGTTGCGCGTTCTACGGAGAACTGGGTGCCGACGTCGTAACGTTCGGCGCGGGCCGAACCGCGATACGGTTCGGCGACCAGAAGATCAACCTCCACCCGACGGATGCCGACGTCGACGTCGTCGCCTCGAGGCCGACGCCCGGCGCCGGCGACTTCTGTCTCGTCACCGAGACGCCCATCGAGGAGGTCGAACGGGAGTTACGCGAGCGTGGTATCGAGATCGTCGAAGGACCGGTCACCCGGACCGGTACCAGGGGGCCGATCACCTCCCTCTACTTCAGAGACCCGGACGACAACCTCGTCGAGATCGGCTCGTACGAGGACGCCCGAGCCGGGACCACCGGCTGCGAGCGGTAA
- a CDS encoding metallophosphoesterase, giving the protein MRRRTVLAAVGTAIGTGVVGCLEESAERGTGADESMPEGSWTIAALPDTQNYAVDEELLEIPRAQAAWIADNADARNIVFAVHKGDVVSDGSSVEEWERMEPVFERLNGAVPYAVAIGDHDYAAEEDRESGAEHYREYVGPARFAGQEYFGGAGPNERSSYQYVTGGAYEFVHLTLEWEAPDAALEWAETVLENHADLPTIVTTHSYLRDGDGGRRSRAVEERSGDGNSGQEIFETLLYPNPQVFMILSANYHDTDAGAYHQVSSTRDGSRLYELFANYQHFPNGGNGWLRLIRFVPTTTDDPDRIEVETYSPWLEEYRTDAASEFHFELDFADRFG; this is encoded by the coding sequence ATGCGTCGTCGAACCGTACTCGCCGCGGTCGGGACGGCCATCGGAACCGGCGTCGTCGGCTGTCTCGAGGAGAGCGCCGAGCGCGGTACCGGGGCGGACGAGTCGATGCCGGAAGGGAGCTGGACGATCGCGGCGCTGCCCGACACCCAGAACTACGCGGTCGACGAGGAGCTCCTCGAGATTCCGCGGGCGCAGGCGGCGTGGATCGCGGACAACGCCGACGCACGGAACATCGTCTTCGCGGTCCACAAGGGCGACGTCGTCTCGGACGGCTCCAGCGTCGAGGAGTGGGAGCGAATGGAGCCGGTATTCGAGCGCCTGAACGGTGCGGTCCCCTACGCCGTCGCGATCGGCGATCACGACTACGCCGCGGAGGAAGACCGCGAGAGCGGCGCCGAGCACTACCGGGAGTACGTCGGTCCGGCCCGCTTCGCGGGTCAGGAGTACTTCGGCGGGGCGGGTCCGAACGAACGCAGCAGCTACCAGTACGTGACGGGCGGCGCCTACGAGTTCGTCCACCTCACCCTCGAGTGGGAAGCGCCCGACGCGGCCCTCGAGTGGGCCGAGACCGTCCTCGAGAATCACGCCGACCTGCCGACGATCGTCACGACCCACTCGTACCTGCGAGACGGGGACGGCGGGCGACGGTCTCGAGCGGTCGAAGAGCGATCCGGCGACGGCAACTCCGGGCAGGAGATATTCGAGACGTTGCTGTACCCGAACCCGCAGGTGTTCATGATTCTGAGCGCGAACTACCACGACACGGACGCCGGAGCGTATCACCAGGTGTCGTCGACGCGCGACGGCTCGAGGCTGTACGAGCTGTTCGCGAACTACCAGCACTTTCCGAACGGCGGGAACGGCTGGCTCCGGCTGATACGGTTCGTTCCGACGACGACCGACGACCCCGACCGGATCGAGGTCGAAACGTACTCGCCCTGGCTCGAGGAGTACCGAACCGACGCCGCCAGCGAGTTTCACTTCGAACTCGACTTCGCCGATCGGTTCGGATGA
- a CDS encoding metal-dependent hydrolase: MAELLTHVLVAYACATALSWRYEWLTPRYVTVAMAAAMIPDLNRIGLLVPGAAVETVVGVPFDWGAMHTLGGSLLVVCLGALVVPARYRRRVFLVALLGMLSHHALDLLLVGLSGHSYLVLWPLTQYHPPTPSLYLSSDRWPALVALLVAAGVRFADRRRSESHPAHGR; this comes from the coding sequence ATGGCTGAACTGCTCACTCACGTCCTCGTGGCGTACGCGTGCGCGACGGCCCTCTCGTGGCGCTACGAGTGGCTCACCCCCCGCTACGTGACCGTCGCGATGGCCGCGGCGATGATCCCCGACCTGAATCGAATCGGCCTGCTCGTTCCCGGAGCGGCGGTCGAGACGGTGGTCGGCGTTCCGTTCGACTGGGGGGCGATGCACACGCTCGGGGGATCGCTACTCGTCGTCTGTCTCGGCGCGCTGGTCGTCCCGGCTCGATACCGCCGGCGGGTCTTCCTCGTCGCGCTCCTGGGAATGCTCTCTCACCACGCGCTGGACCTCCTCCTGGTCGGACTGTCGGGACACTCCTACCTCGTGTTGTGGCCGCTCACGCAGTACCACCCGCCGACGCCGAGCCTGTACCTCAGCAGCGATCGATGGCCGGCGCTCGTCGCACTGCTCGTCGCCGCCGGCGTACGGTTCGCCGACCGGCGACGGTCGGAGTCGCACCCGGCTCACGGCCGATAA